The window TGGTATATGGGGAATAACTATGAAAGCTTCAACTATGCTCAGGTAGTAGAGGCTTTTAAGTGCTTAAATACTGCATTGCCTTTTAATGTATATGACGCCCAAGTTTATTATCTGGCTGTTGGTGTTGTAATAGAAGAAGAGACAAAGCCTATTATAGATACATGGTTAGGTTTCAATGGTAAACAACCCTTACCAATGTTAGGTAGCAATAAGGTGTATGGCAAAAAATTCTATTTAACAGATTATAATATCAAAGGTTACGATAAAACTTTTGAAGTGAAAAAACACAATCAAATCAACTTAGATAAGCAACTCTTTAGGTTTGAATTGGAAACCTACACACGTAATTTAAACAATCGTAAAAATCCAATAGTAATCTATACCGTGAAAGATTTGATAGATAAAGCTAAATATCAGGAGTTAGCTTCCGAATTATTAAGTAAGTATCAAAAGATAGAAAAAAAGCAGAGTGTTCCACTTTCAAAGCTTACCAATAAAGAAAAGGAAACTTTAGCCCTATTTCAAAATAAAGATATTTTGGCACAGTATAAAATAGATCATTATGAAAGCTTTAGGAAAAGAAGAACCGTTTATAATCGCCTTCAAAAATTGAGTAATAATACGTTTCTGAATGCCTTGGAAATAAAGCTGAAAGCCAGTATTGAAAGTTGCTTGTTTTAAAGCTTGTAATATACCCTAAAACAGGGGTAAAAATATATTTGATTTTGAACAAGATTAACTATCTACAGAAATATTTAGGATGAAGCATCAATTATATATACATTTAACCTTTAAAGGACAAGTCATAATAGGTTAAGTATGGGGGCAACTAAAAGCCTTAAAGTAAAAGAGGACTACTCACTTTACAACAGATTGCTTGAAGAGAGAAAGTCAATATTTACAGAAGTTATAGAAGTAAATAAGGTTGGTAATAATGCAAATACATTAAGCCAGGCAGAAGATGTAGAGCAAGAAGTGATAACAGAACAAGTGATATTAATTGTTGACGTAAAGCTTAATAATTATAATTTCTTTCAATTCAAACTTCGTTGTAAGGACTATATTCCTAATCCGTTCTTTAGGTTTGATAGTGATGGCGAAACGCATAGAAATCGTATAGAAGGTATTCCTTTTGAAGAACAAGCTGTTACCCCGCCACATTTTCATAAATTTAACGAAAATGGTATTGAAATAGCTTATAAAACTGATAAGCTGTTGGATGAAAAAGAAAGTAAAGCACTGGAAGAGATAAACTTATGCATTATTCATTTCTTTCACGAATCTAATACACGGTTAAAACAAGATGATTTTCCAGAAGTAAAAATATCGTCTAATTCATTGGGGCTTTCATTTACAAGTGATGACCCAAATGAGAATATAGATTATGTATGAATATAGAATCAATATTTTTTGATATTAAGAATAGTTTCTCTGGTATTTGGTCAACAAAACAACGTGGTAAATCTCTTGAGATAATCACACCTTACGCAACGACCAATAATCGATTTGTGTCAGTGTTTCTATTACAAAGAGATGGTGTTTACATTATAACAGATGGGGGTTGGATTAACTCTGGGATGTATGATAACAATCCATTTAATGATGAATCTTGTTTTCAAAAAGTATTATTTCATTTTCAAAATGCTTACGACGTCAAGGAGACAAATACCCCAAATAAATCTAACCATGCTGTAAGCCATTACTATGTGAAGGCTACAAGCCAGGTAGATATTGCTTCTAAAATATTTGATTTAGCAACATTCATACAAAATGTGGCGAGTGTATCTCAAATTACATTTGAGGATAAAGAAGAAAAAGAAACTAAAGAAAGATTTGTTTCTTTAGCTAATGATTATATTAAGTCGATTGTGACGCCTGAACAAATTAAATTTAATAGTTATTTAAATGCTGAAAAAAAAGAAATTAAGTTTAATGCGATATACTATAGAAGTAATAATGAAATTACATTATTGAATTACGTAACAGGTAGTACAGTTTCATATTTTTCAAATAGTATTTTCAAGGCTAATACTTTATTTGAAATGGCTGATGAATCCATTTACAGTGGTCATGTAAGAAACAAGATAGCTCTTGTAGATACTAATGCATCTGGATTTGTCAAAGATAAAATTGCACACTATTTAATTCACTTACAAAAGCATACCGGTACTCAAACTTTAGAATGGGTGTATAGAGATAAATTAGCTTCAATACTTTAAAAATTAAGTTATGCCAAATCTTATTAAGGACTATTCTTTAGGTAAAAGGCTAAAAGAATTAAGAGAGTCTCAAGGTATTATGCAACGCGAGGTTGGTGCAGTTATAGGTGTTGATGGTGCATTTATTAGTAAAATAGAAAGTAGTGAAAAGCGTATAAGTAGGGACCATTTAAAGAAACTGAGTTTGTTTTTTCAAATAGATGAAAAAGAGTTACAAATATTATGGTTAGCAGATAAAGTAATTAACGTTTTAAAAGATGAACCATATAAAGAACAAGTAATACGCCTAATTAATAATATAAATTAATCAATGTCAGAAGACCATAAAAAACAATTAGAACAACAACTTTGGAATATAGCCAACACCCTTAGAGGAAAGATGAATGCCGATGAATTTAGAGACTATATATTAGGCTTTATTTTCTACAAGTACTTGGCTGAAAAAATGGAAATCTATGCCAATACCATTTTAGAACCAGATGGCATCCACTTTACCGATATTGACGAAAATACCCAAGAAGGGCAAGAATATATAGAAGCTATTCGAGAGGAAGCTTTAGAAAAATTAGGCTACTTTTTAAAGCCATCAGAGTTATTTTCCTCAATCGCAGAAAGAGGAAATTACAATGCAGATGAAAACGCTTTAGACCAAGCAGCGGACACTACTGAAACATACAATACCAAGCACAATTTCATTATTGAAGATTTACAAAAAATCCTAAATAATGTACAGAACAGTACAATGGGGACAGAGAGTGAAGAAGATTTCGATAATCTCTTTGAGGATATGGATCTAAACTCTACCAAATTAGGTAAAACCCCAGAAGCAAGAAACGAAGTTATTGCCAAAGTATTAGCACACTTAGATAAAATCGACTTTAAGTTAGAGCATACCGAATTAGATGTATTGGGTGATGCCTATGAATATTTGATTGGTAAGTTTGCAAGTGGTGCAGGTAAAAAGGCTGGTGAGTTTTATACACCACAAGAAGTAAGTATGGTATTGGCTAAGTTGGTAACAACCGGCAAACACAAGCTAAAATCAGTATATGACCCAACATGTGGTAGTGGGTCCCTCTTGTTACGAGTAGCTAAAGAAGTTGAGGAAGTAAACAACTTCTATGGTCAAGAATTAAACCGTACCACATACAACTTAGCGCGGATGAATATGATATTGCACGGTGTGCATTATCGAAAGTTTGATATTAAACAAGAAGATACTTTAGAGCATCCGCAACACTTAGAACAACGTTTTGAAGCTATTGTAGCTAATCCACCATTTTCTGCAAAGTGGAGTGCTAACCAACTCTTTATGAGTGACGATAGGTTTAGTCAATATGGGAAGTTAGCACCAAGTAGTAAAGCTGATTGGGCATTTATACAGCATATGGTGCATCATTTAGCGGAGAATGGACAAATGGCAGTCGTATTACCGCACGGTGCATTATTTAGAGGGGGTGCAGAAGGTCAAATTAGAGAATATCTAATAAAAGAAAAAAACTATTTAGATGCTGTAATTGGCTTACCAGCCAATATTTTTTACGGGACAAATATTCCAACCTGTATTTTGGTATTTAAAAAATGTAGAGAAAACCCAAATGATGTTTTATTTATTGATTCGAGTAATCATTATTTGAAAGCCAAAAACACAAATTATTTAGGCAGTAGTGACATTGAGAAAATAATATCAACTTACAGGAACCCTGTCACTATTGATAAGTATAGTTATGTCGCCTCATTGGGTGAGATTAAGGATAATGATTATAACTTAAATATTCCAAGGTATGTAGATACTTTTGAGAAAGAAGCGGTAATAGATATTGACTTGGTTTCGAATGAATTAAAATCACTTGATTTAGAGTTAGCTAAAGTTGATGTGAAAATTTCAAAAGATTGTAAAGAATTAAACATCAGTACACCTTTTTAAAATGGAAGTTTTGTCAAAACAGAAGAATGTTCCTGCTTTAAGATTTCCTGGATTTAAAGATTTCTTAGTGGATGTAAAAATTGGAGAAGTTATTAAGAGAATCTCTAAACCTGTAGATGTACATTTGGAAGAGTCGTACAATCAAATAGGTGTTAGGTCTCATGGTAAAGGTATTTTTTATAAAGACTCAGTTACCGGTAAATCTTTAGGTAACAAAAGAGTTTTTTGGTTAGAGGAAGACTTATTTATTGTTAATATAGTTTTTGCTTGGGAACAAGCTGTAGCTAAAACGACACTAAATGAAGTTGGTATGATAGCCTCTCATAGGTTTCCGATGTATCGTCCTTTAGATGGGATTTTAGATTTAGATTACCTACTTTTTTTGTTTTTGACAAATAAAGGGAAATATTTGTTAGAAACAGCATCACCTGGCGGTGCTGGTAGAAATAAAACATTAGGTCAAAAGGCTTTTGAAAACCTAACTATAAAAATACCGCAACTTAGTGAACAAAAAAAAGTGTCTTCTTTTCTTTTAAAAATTGAAAAACGAATAGAGATTTTAGAACAAAAGGAAATTTTATTAAAACAATATAAGAAAGCCATTGCTCAAAGGATATTTAATAAACAAATTAGTTTCAAAAACTCTAAAGATGAAAGCTTTCCTGATTGGAATACAGTAAAATTAAATGAGGTGCTATCTATGCCTGTAAAAATCAAACCAGAGAAGATAGATAGAGATAAAATTATTACTGTTAAGTTACACCTAAAAGGTGTTAGAAAGAGTAATAATACTAAAAACTTGTCTTTGGGGGCTACATATTATGTTAGGAGCAAAGGACAATTTATTTATGGTAAGCAAAACTTATTTAACGGTTCATTCGGTATTGTTCCACCAGAATTTGATAATCATTTAACCTCTGCTGATATTCCTTCATTAGATATTGATAGAAGTAAAATTAACCCTAATTATTTAATGCAATTTTTAGGAAGGAAATCATATTATAAGAAACTTGAAGCTATAGCTATTGGGACAGGAAGTAAACGTATTCATGAAAAAGTGTTATTAAACTTAAAAATTGATTTACCTTCCTTAGAAGAGCAAAATAGAATAGCATTTTTTTTAGATCAAATTGATAAAAGAATTTCATTTGTTACAAAACAAAAAATGGTAAGCAAAAAATATAAAAAATCAATATTACAAAATATGTTTTTGTAGTAATAAAAACTATGAGTACCCAACCAGAGCAAGTATTAGAAAATCAATTAGTAGAACAGTTATCACATCAAGGTTATACCAAAGTCAATATTCCAGATGAAGCAGCGTTAGTAGCTAATTTAAAAACACAATTAGAAAAGCATAATAATATCACCTTTACGGCTAATGAGTTTGAGAGAGTTCTCAATATACTCAGTAAAGGTTCTGTGTTTGAAAAGGCTAAAACACTTCGCGAAAAACAGCACATTGTTAGGGATAATGGAGATAACCTCTATTTTGAGTTTTTAAATACAGAGCATTGGTGTCAAAACCAATACCAGGTCACCCATCAAGTAACTATAGAAGGTTCTTATAAAAACCGTTATGATGTTACGTTGCTCATCAATGGCTTGCCTCTGGTACAAATAGAACTAAAGCGTAGAGGCTTAGAAATGAAAGAAGCCTTTAACCAAGTAAACCGTTACCAACGGCATTCATTTGGTGCTAATGCAGCGTTATTTCAATACGTCCAAATATTTATTATTAGTAACGGTGTCAATACCAAATATTACGCCAATAATAGACATCAATCTTTCAAGCAGACATTCTATTGGACAAACAAAGAGAATAAGCGGTTAACCAATATACTTAATGGCTTTACCTCAGAATTTTTAGACCCTTGCCATATCTCTAAAATGATATGCAAGTACATCGTACTAAATGAAACCCATAAAATTTTAATGGTGTTAAGACCGTATCAATTCTATGCAGTAGAAGCATTAATAGATAGGGTGAAAAATTCAAACAAAAATGGGTATATATGGCATACTACAGGATCAGGTAAAACGCTAACATCCTTTAAGGCAAGCCAGATCATAATGAAAATGCCACAAGTTAAAAAAGTGGTGTTTGTGGTTGATAGAAAGGATTTAGATTACCAAACTACTAAAGAGTTCAATAGCTTCTCAAAAGGGAGTATCGATGGTACGGACAATACAAAAGCTCTGGTAAAACAGTTTAGCGATGATACCAAGATAATTGTAACTACCATTCAAAAGCTAAATACAGCCATTAGCAAGAAAAGTTATTTAGCCAAAATGGAACAGCTCAAAGATGAGCGTATGGTATTTATTTTCGATGAATGCCATCGAAGCCAATTTGGTGATACACATAACCGTATAAAGTCCTTCTTCAATAACCATCAAATGTTTGGTTTTACCGGAACACCAATATTTGCCGATAATGCAGTTAAGAATGAATTGGGCAAACGCACTACAAAAGAGTTGTTCGGTGAATGTTTGCATAAATACGTCATTACAGATGCTATCAAAGACGAAAACGTATTAAAGTTTTCAGTGGAGTATGTAGGTCGATATAAGCAAAAGGAATCTGCTACAGAAATAGATATTGAGGTAGAAGATATAGACCGTAAGGAGTTGATGGAATCTCCAAAACGTTTAGAGAAGATTACAGATTATATTATTGCCAACCATAACCGTAAAACACATAGTAAAGAGTTTACCGCAATGTTCTGTGTAGGCAGTACAGATATGTTGGTAGATTATTATGACATACTGCATAGAAAGAAAGAAGAAGGAAAGCACAATCTTAAAATAGCAACCATTTTCAGCTTTGTTGCAAACGAAGACGATGCTGATGCCAACGGCTATATTCCAGAGGAAGTTTCCGTAGTTGAGGAAGCAGAAGCCTTGTATGGAATGAATAGCCATAAAAGAGATAAGTTAGAAACCTATATTGGGCATTACAACCAAATGTTTGGTTCTAATTTCTCTACCAAAGACAGTCAATCATTCTACAACTATTACAATGACATTTCTAAGAAAGTAAAAGAACGAAAGATAGATGTATTGTTGGTAGTTAATATGTTCCTAACAGGCTTTGATAGTCCAGCTTTAAACACCTTATATGTTGATAAGAACTTAAAGTATCACGGCTTAATTCAAGCCTATTCCCGCACAAATAGAATTGTAAACGAACAGAAGTCACAAGGTAATATTGTGGTATTCCGTAACCTCAAAAAAGCAACAGACGATGCCATTACACTTTTTAGTAATAAAGAAGCTATTGAGGTGATTAT of the Zhouia spongiae genome contains:
- a CDS encoding helix-turn-helix domain-containing protein produces the protein MPNLIKDYSLGKRLKELRESQGIMQREVGAVIGVDGAFISKIESSEKRISRDHLKKLSLFFQIDEKELQILWLADKVINVLKDEPYKEQVIRLINNIN
- a CDS encoding type I restriction-modification system subunit M; its protein translation is MSEDHKKQLEQQLWNIANTLRGKMNADEFRDYILGFIFYKYLAEKMEIYANTILEPDGIHFTDIDENTQEGQEYIEAIREEALEKLGYFLKPSELFSSIAERGNYNADENALDQAADTTETYNTKHNFIIEDLQKILNNVQNSTMGTESEEDFDNLFEDMDLNSTKLGKTPEARNEVIAKVLAHLDKIDFKLEHTELDVLGDAYEYLIGKFASGAGKKAGEFYTPQEVSMVLAKLVTTGKHKLKSVYDPTCGSGSLLLRVAKEVEEVNNFYGQELNRTTYNLARMNMILHGVHYRKFDIKQEDTLEHPQHLEQRFEAIVANPPFSAKWSANQLFMSDDRFSQYGKLAPSSKADWAFIQHMVHHLAENGQMAVVLPHGALFRGGAEGQIREYLIKEKNYLDAVIGLPANIFYGTNIPTCILVFKKCRENPNDVLFIDSSNHYLKAKNTNYLGSSDIEKIISTYRNPVTIDKYSYVASLGEIKDNDYNLNIPRYVDTFEKEAVIDIDLVSNELKSLDLELAKVDVKISKDCKELNISTPF
- a CDS encoding restriction endonuclease subunit S, with amino-acid sequence MSKQKNVPALRFPGFKDFLVDVKIGEVIKRISKPVDVHLEESYNQIGVRSHGKGIFYKDSVTGKSLGNKRVFWLEEDLFIVNIVFAWEQAVAKTTLNEVGMIASHRFPMYRPLDGILDLDYLLFLFLTNKGKYLLETASPGGAGRNKTLGQKAFENLTIKIPQLSEQKKVSSFLLKIEKRIEILEQKEILLKQYKKAIAQRIFNKQISFKNSKDESFPDWNTVKLNEVLSMPVKIKPEKIDRDKIITVKLHLKGVRKSNNTKNLSLGATYYVRSKGQFIYGKQNLFNGSFGIVPPEFDNHLTSADIPSLDIDRSKINPNYLMQFLGRKSYYKKLEAIAIGTGSKRIHEKVLLNLKIDLPSLEEQNRIAFFLDQIDKRISFVTKQKMVSKKYKKSILQNMFL
- a CDS encoding type I restriction endonuclease subunit R, whose protein sequence is MSTQPEQVLENQLVEQLSHQGYTKVNIPDEAALVANLKTQLEKHNNITFTANEFERVLNILSKGSVFEKAKTLREKQHIVRDNGDNLYFEFLNTEHWCQNQYQVTHQVTIEGSYKNRYDVTLLINGLPLVQIELKRRGLEMKEAFNQVNRYQRHSFGANAALFQYVQIFIISNGVNTKYYANNRHQSFKQTFYWTNKENKRLTNILNGFTSEFLDPCHISKMICKYIVLNETHKILMVLRPYQFYAVEALIDRVKNSNKNGYIWHTTGSGKTLTSFKASQIIMKMPQVKKVVFVVDRKDLDYQTTKEFNSFSKGSIDGTDNTKALVKQFSDDTKIIVTTIQKLNTAISKKSYLAKMEQLKDERMVFIFDECHRSQFGDTHNRIKSFFNNHQMFGFTGTPIFADNAVKNELGKRTTKELFGECLHKYVITDAIKDENVLKFSVEYVGRYKQKESATEIDIEVEDIDRKELMESPKRLEKITDYIIANHNRKTHSKEFTAMFCVGSTDMLVDYYDILHRKKEEGKHNLKIATIFSFVANEDDADANGYIPEEVSVVEEAEALYGMNSHKRDKLETYIGHYNQMFGSNFSTKDSQSFYNYYNDISKKVKERKIDVLLVVNMFLTGFDSPALNTLYVDKNLKYHGLIQAYSRTNRIVNEQKSQGNIVVFRNLKKATDDAITLFSNKEAIEVIIMEPYEDYVEKFDEAYNKLLNLTPTVDSVNDLLSEEDELEFIKAFRELMRLKNTMTTFANFDWEDLSMDEQLFNDFRSKYLDLWQKTKHDTAKEKVSILDDVDFELELIHRDEINVTYILNLLASLKDASKSEQEAKKKEIVDILSGEANLRSKRELIEKFIQDNLPQIEEAESIPQEFEKFWTEEQQKAFEVFVKEENLSSDRTQKLIEDYLYAEREPLRDELLDLIEGDKPSVLKRKSIGDRILQKVINFVDTFINGMDN